One Saccharopolyspora erythraea NRRL 2338 genomic region harbors:
- a CDS encoding FAD-dependent oxidoreductase, with amino-acid sequence MSRIVVVGNGPAAHRFTERMRHHGHSGPITVLGAESHAAYNRVLLGSVLDGSLTADGIALPPLDADVRLGVSATGIDRARREVHTDTGGVHHYDELVLATGARPRVPDVPGLRDGGSVRTLRTLADCAELPRGRVAVLGGGILGVEAARALAGRGADVVLVHPGRYPMDRQLDATAGKLLAERLGTLGVETRLERKAVERQPGKLVLDDGEVLLADEVVVCAGVEPETGLAQHAGLRVAHGVVVDDGMATSDPNIHAVGDCAEHGGTVSGLIASAWEQAEALAQRLTGARGRYRGTKTVTRLKARGIDLVSIGSREALASLDAEVVTLSDPARGRYARIALADERVAGAVLFGFPQAIASVTQLHDGDLPVPSDRLGLLLGTAAATRATPVELPDDAVVCRCNNVTKKALTTAWHGGARSVADIAQATRATTGCGGCADDVRRICGSLRTRTEEQQEGAA; translated from the coding sequence ATGAGCCGCATCGTCGTCGTCGGCAACGGCCCCGCCGCGCACCGCTTCACCGAGCGGATGCGCCACCACGGCCACAGCGGTCCGATCACCGTGCTCGGTGCCGAGAGCCACGCCGCCTACAACCGCGTGCTGCTCGGCTCGGTTCTCGACGGCTCGCTCACCGCGGACGGCATCGCGCTGCCCCCGCTCGACGCCGACGTCCGGCTCGGGGTGAGCGCCACCGGAATCGACCGCGCACGCCGCGAGGTGCACACCGACACCGGAGGCGTCCACCACTACGACGAGCTGGTGCTGGCCACCGGGGCGCGCCCGCGCGTGCCCGACGTCCCCGGACTGCGCGACGGCGGAAGCGTCCGCACCCTGCGCACGCTCGCCGACTGTGCCGAGCTCCCCCGCGGCCGGGTCGCGGTGCTGGGCGGCGGGATCCTCGGCGTCGAGGCGGCGCGCGCGCTCGCCGGACGCGGCGCCGATGTCGTGCTGGTGCACCCCGGCAGGTACCCGATGGACCGGCAGCTCGACGCCACCGCGGGCAAGCTGCTCGCCGAACGGCTCGGCACGCTCGGCGTCGAGACGCGGCTCGAGCGCAAGGCGGTCGAGCGGCAACCGGGCAAGCTCGTCCTCGACGACGGCGAGGTGCTGCTGGCCGACGAGGTCGTGGTCTGCGCCGGCGTCGAACCGGAGACCGGGCTCGCACAGCACGCCGGGCTGCGGGTCGCGCACGGTGTCGTGGTCGACGACGGCATGGCCACCAGCGACCCGAACATCCACGCCGTCGGCGACTGCGCCGAACACGGCGGGACGGTGTCCGGGCTCATCGCCTCCGCATGGGAGCAGGCCGAGGCGCTGGCCCAGCGGCTGACCGGGGCGCGCGGCCGGTACCGCGGCACCAAGACCGTGACGCGGCTGAAGGCCCGCGGCATCGACCTGGTCTCGATCGGTTCCCGCGAAGCGCTGGCCAGCCTCGACGCCGAAGTCGTCACGCTGTCCGACCCGGCGCGCGGCCGCTACGCGCGGATCGCGCTGGCCGACGAACGCGTCGCGGGCGCGGTCCTGTTCGGCTTCCCGCAGGCCATCGCCTCGGTGACCCAGCTGCACGACGGCGACCTGCCGGTCCCCTCGGACCGGCTGGGCCTGCTGCTCGGCACGGCCGCGGCCACCCGCGCCACCCCGGTCGAGCTGCCCGACGACGCCGTGGTCTGCCGCTGCAACAACGTCACGAAGAAGGCGCTGACCACCGCGTGGCACGGGGGAGCGCGCAGCGTCGCCGACATCGCCCAGGCCACTCGCGCGACCACCGGCTGCGGTGGCTGCGCCGACGACGTCCGCCGCATCTGCGGCTCACTACGCACCCGCACCGAAGAGCAACAGGAGGGCGCCGCATGA
- the nirB gene encoding nitrite reductase large subunit NirB has product MTRTLIVVGHGMVGHRLVEEVRARDAAGTWRIVVLGEESRPAYDRVALSSYLDGKSAEDLSLVSHEFLDDPLVDLRLDTGAAAVDRHARTVSTTDGAVLGYDALVLATGSRPFVPPVPGHDLDGCFVYRTLDDLDEIRDAATEGRPGVVIGGGLLGLEAANALRLLGMRPHVVEMAPRLMPLQVDEGGGQVLSRLVGDLGLTVHCGAATQSVDADEHGRVRGVTLADGTTIDTDVVVFSAGVRPRDELAEPAGLERAERGGILVDDRCRTSDEHIYAVGECAAVEGRCYGLVAPGYTMAEVVAGQLVDAAGDGFPGADMSTKLKLLGVDVASFGDAHGTTDGALEVVYANNAAGTYAKLVLSDDAQVLLGGVLVGDASAYAVLRPLVGRELPAPPEQLLLPAGSGVDAGALPGDAIVCSCNNVSKQDITSAITEQGLTDVPAVKGCTKAGTSCGSCVPMLKNLLSECGVSTSNALCEHFPQSRSELFEIVHATGVQTFSELIGRHGSGRGCDICKPAVASILASLGRGHVLDGEHAGLQDTNDRFLANLQRNGTYSVVPRIPGGEITPDKLITIGEVARDFGLYTKITGGQRIDMFGARVEQLPEIWRRLVDAGFESGHAYGKALRTVKSCVGNDWCRYGVQDSVAMAIRLELRYRGLRSPHKLKSGVSGCARECAEARSKDFGVIATEKGWNLYVGGNGGFTPRHAELLAADLDDDGLVRLIDRFLMFYVRTADRLQRTSAWIESLEGGLEHVREVVVEDSLGIAAELEAAMAEHVGNYSDEWAGVLRDPDKLARFVSFVNAPDAPDPTISFTEERGQIRPVSLPMPSIRQEVRA; this is encoded by the coding sequence ATGACCCGCACCCTGATCGTCGTCGGCCACGGCATGGTCGGTCACCGCCTCGTGGAGGAGGTGCGCGCCCGCGACGCGGCCGGGACCTGGCGGATCGTCGTGCTCGGCGAGGAGTCGCGCCCGGCCTACGACCGCGTCGCGCTGTCGTCCTACCTGGACGGCAAGAGCGCCGAGGACCTGAGCCTGGTCAGCCACGAGTTCCTCGACGACCCGCTGGTGGACCTGCGGCTGGACACCGGCGCGGCGGCCGTCGACCGGCACGCCAGGACGGTTTCCACGACCGACGGCGCGGTGCTCGGCTACGACGCGCTGGTGCTGGCCACCGGCTCGCGACCGTTCGTCCCGCCGGTGCCCGGCCACGACCTCGACGGCTGCTTCGTCTACCGGACGCTGGACGACCTGGACGAGATCCGCGACGCCGCGACCGAGGGCAGGCCAGGCGTGGTGATCGGCGGCGGTCTGCTCGGCTTGGAGGCGGCCAACGCGCTGCGGCTGCTCGGCATGCGCCCGCACGTGGTCGAGATGGCGCCGCGGCTGATGCCGTTGCAGGTCGACGAGGGCGGTGGGCAGGTGCTGTCGCGCCTGGTCGGCGACCTCGGGCTCACCGTGCACTGCGGCGCCGCGACGCAGTCCGTCGACGCCGACGAACACGGCCGGGTGCGCGGGGTGACGCTGGCCGACGGCACCACCATCGACACCGACGTGGTGGTGTTCTCCGCGGGTGTGCGCCCGCGCGACGAGCTCGCCGAGCCGGCCGGGCTGGAGCGGGCCGAGCGCGGCGGAATCCTGGTCGACGACCGGTGCCGCACCAGCGACGAGCACATCTACGCCGTCGGCGAGTGCGCCGCGGTCGAGGGGCGCTGCTACGGGCTGGTCGCGCCCGGCTACACGATGGCCGAGGTGGTCGCCGGGCAGCTCGTGGACGCCGCCGGTGACGGCTTCCCCGGTGCCGACATGTCCACCAAGCTCAAGCTGCTCGGGGTCGACGTGGCCAGCTTCGGCGACGCGCACGGCACGACCGACGGCGCGCTGGAGGTCGTCTACGCCAACAACGCGGCCGGCACCTACGCCAAGCTCGTGCTCAGCGACGACGCGCAGGTGCTGCTCGGCGGTGTGCTCGTCGGCGACGCGAGCGCCTACGCGGTGCTGCGGCCGCTGGTCGGGCGCGAGCTGCCGGCGCCGCCCGAGCAGCTCCTGCTGCCGGCGGGCAGCGGCGTCGACGCCGGCGCGCTGCCGGGCGATGCGATCGTCTGCTCCTGCAACAACGTGTCCAAACAGGACATCACCAGCGCCATCACCGAGCAGGGGCTCACCGACGTCCCCGCCGTCAAGGGCTGCACCAAGGCGGGCACCAGCTGCGGCTCGTGCGTGCCGATGCTGAAGAACCTGCTGTCCGAATGCGGCGTCAGCACCTCCAACGCGCTGTGCGAGCACTTCCCGCAGTCCCGCTCCGAGCTGTTCGAGATCGTGCACGCCACCGGTGTCCAGACCTTCTCGGAGCTGATCGGCAGGCACGGCAGCGGACGCGGTTGCGACATCTGCAAACCGGCCGTGGCCTCGATCCTGGCCAGCCTCGGCCGCGGCCACGTCCTCGACGGCGAGCACGCCGGCCTGCAGGACACCAACGACCGGTTCCTGGCCAACCTCCAGCGCAACGGCACGTACTCGGTGGTGCCCAGGATCCCGGGCGGCGAGATCACCCCGGACAAGCTCATCACCATCGGGGAGGTCGCCAGGGACTTCGGCCTCTACACCAAGATCACCGGCGGTCAGCGCATCGACATGTTCGGCGCGCGGGTGGAGCAGCTGCCCGAGATCTGGCGGCGGCTGGTCGACGCCGGTTTCGAGTCCGGTCACGCCTACGGCAAGGCGCTGCGCACCGTGAAGTCCTGCGTCGGCAACGACTGGTGCCGCTACGGCGTGCAGGACTCGGTGGCCATGGCCATCCGGCTGGAGCTGCGCTACCGGGGGCTGCGCTCCCCGCACAAGCTCAAGTCCGGTGTGTCGGGCTGCGCGCGGGAGTGCGCCGAGGCCCGCTCGAAGGACTTCGGCGTGATCGCCACCGAGAAGGGCTGGAACCTCTACGTCGGCGGCAACGGCGGGTTCACCCCGCGCCACGCCGAGCTGCTGGCCGCCGACCTCGACGACGACGGGCTGGTGCGGCTCATCGACCGGTTCCTCATGTTCTACGTGCGCACCGCCGACCGCCTGCAGCGCACCTCGGCCTGGATCGAGTCGCTCGAAGGCGGGCTGGAGCACGTGCGCGAGGTCGTGGTCGAGGACTCGCTGGGCATCGCCGCCGAGCTGGAGGCCGCGATGGCCGAGCACGTCGGCAACTACAGCGACGAGTGGGCGGGCGTGCTGCGCGACCCGGACAAGCTCGCGCGCTTCGTCTCGTTCGTCAACGCCCCGGACGCACCCGACCCGACCATCAGCTTCACCGAGGAGCGCGGGCAGATCCGCCCCGTCTCCCTTCCCATGCCGTCGATCCGACAGGAGGTCCGAGCGTGA
- the nirD gene encoding nitrite reductase small subunit NirD, translated as MKWQQICAYESLSPEYGVPALLGDHAVALFRTGDGELFAVGNVDPYCGAGVISRGIVGDREGEPTVASPMLKQVFSLRTGECLDDPGTRLPTFAVRRKDDVVEIGLP; from the coding sequence GTGAAGTGGCAGCAGATCTGCGCGTACGAGTCGCTGAGCCCCGAGTACGGGGTGCCCGCGCTGCTGGGCGACCACGCGGTCGCGTTGTTCCGCACCGGTGACGGCGAGCTGTTCGCCGTCGGCAACGTCGACCCGTACTGCGGTGCGGGCGTCATCAGCCGCGGCATCGTCGGCGACCGCGAGGGCGAGCCCACCGTCGCCTCCCCGATGCTCAAGCAGGTGTTCTCGCTGCGGACCGGCGAGTGCCTGGACGACCCCGGCACGCGGCTGCCGACGTTCGCGGTGCGCCGCAAGGACGACGTGGTCGAGATCGGGCTTCCGTGA
- a CDS encoding uroporphyrinogen-III synthase, producing MTASPELAGFTVGVTSARRADELGTLLERRGARVQHGPALRIVPLADDTELRRATDECIQAPPDVVVATTGIGFRGWVEAAEGWGVGDDLLSALHDSRMLARGPKARGAMRAAGLPDPWSPESESSAGVLEMLLSEPLAGRRVAVQLHGRPLPEFTAALRAAGAHVVELPVYRWSAPTDVTGLENLLDAVCAHELDAVTFTSAPAAENLLALAGERGRLDRLVSALRGPVLAACVGPATAAPLAEHRIAVVMPERYRLGGLVRALCEALPARARVLPVAGRRLQLRGHAAVVDGQLKPLSPSAKALLRALMEQPGRVIARRDLAGTLNAGQPAQRPLDEHAVEQAIARLRASLGAPELVQTVIKRGYRIPLEPTEDQAPCARPRP from the coding sequence GTGACCGCTTCTCCCGAACTGGCCGGGTTCACCGTCGGGGTGACCTCGGCCCGCCGCGCCGACGAGCTCGGCACCCTCCTCGAACGCCGCGGAGCGCGGGTGCAGCACGGCCCCGCGCTGCGCATCGTGCCGCTGGCTGACGACACGGAACTGCGGCGCGCGACGGACGAGTGCATCCAGGCGCCGCCCGACGTGGTGGTGGCCACGACGGGCATCGGCTTCCGCGGCTGGGTCGAGGCCGCCGAGGGCTGGGGCGTCGGCGACGACCTGCTGAGCGCGTTGCACGACTCTCGGATGCTGGCGCGCGGGCCGAAGGCCAGGGGCGCGATGCGCGCGGCGGGTCTGCCCGACCCCTGGTCGCCGGAGTCGGAGTCCTCCGCGGGGGTGCTCGAGATGCTGCTCTCCGAGCCGCTGGCCGGACGGCGCGTCGCGGTGCAACTGCACGGCAGGCCGCTGCCGGAGTTCACCGCGGCGCTGCGCGCGGCGGGCGCGCACGTCGTGGAGCTGCCGGTCTACCGGTGGTCGGCGCCGACCGACGTAACCGGCCTGGAGAACCTGCTCGACGCCGTATGCGCGCACGAGCTCGACGCGGTCACCTTCACCAGCGCGCCCGCGGCGGAAAACCTGCTGGCGCTGGCGGGCGAACGCGGCCGCCTGGACCGGCTCGTGTCGGCGTTGCGCGGACCGGTGCTCGCGGCGTGCGTGGGACCGGCGACCGCCGCGCCGCTGGCCGAGCACCGCATCGCCGTGGTGATGCCGGAGCGCTACCGCCTCGGCGGACTGGTGCGCGCGCTGTGCGAGGCGTTGCCCGCACGGGCGCGCGTGCTGCCCGTCGCCGGGCGCCGGTTGCAGCTGCGGGGCCACGCGGCGGTGGTCGACGGCCAGCTCAAACCGCTCTCCCCCAGCGCGAAAGCACTGCTGCGCGCGCTGATGGAACAACCCGGCCGGGTCATCGCGCGCCGCGACCTTGCCGGAACCCTCAACGCGGGCCAGCCCGCGCAACGCCCGCTCGACGAGCACGCCGTCGAACAGGCCATCGCCCGGCTGCGCGCCTCGCTCGGCGCGCCCGAGCTCGTGCAGACCGTGATCAAACGCGGATACCGGATTCCGCTGGAACCGACGGAGGACCAGGCACCATGCGCACGACCGCGACCGTGA
- a CDS encoding sirohydrochlorin chelatase — protein MRTTATVTTPLLLVAHGTRNPCGPREIDRIAQAARQVLDVPVHVAYVDVIGPTVGEALRAIGGPAVVLPAFLAAGYHVRTDLPAQLGPDAEVAVCPPLGPAPELAEAMLDRLRDAGWRRGDRVLFSAAGSSDARALDDVRTAARLLGRRCGQRLRPSYVTTARPLTAELCGDGVRAFVAPYLLAPGLFHRTLAELPVAGVAEPIGAHPRVVELVARRYRNALERDVDAA, from the coding sequence ATGCGCACGACCGCGACCGTGACGACACCGCTGCTGCTGGTGGCCCACGGCACCAGGAACCCGTGCGGTCCCCGCGAAATCGACCGCATCGCACAGGCGGCGCGCCAGGTCCTCGACGTACCGGTGCACGTGGCCTACGTCGACGTCATCGGGCCGACCGTGGGCGAAGCACTGCGCGCCATCGGCGGCCCGGCCGTCGTGCTGCCCGCGTTCCTGGCGGCCGGCTACCACGTCCGCACCGACCTGCCCGCGCAGCTCGGCCCCGATGCCGAGGTCGCCGTCTGCCCGCCGCTGGGACCCGCACCGGAACTCGCCGAGGCGATGCTCGACCGGCTCCGGGACGCCGGATGGCGGCGCGGCGACCGCGTGCTGTTCTCCGCCGCCGGTTCCTCCGACGCGCGTGCACTCGACGACGTGCGCACCGCCGCGCGGCTGCTCGGCCGCCGGTGCGGTCAGCGACTGCGACCCAGCTACGTCACCACCGCGCGACCGCTGACCGCCGAGCTGTGCGGCGACGGTGTGCGCGCGTTCGTAGCGCCGTACCTGTTGGCGCCGGGTCTGTTCCACCGGACGCTCGCGGAGCTGCCGGTCGCCGGTGTCGCCGAACCCATCGGCGCGCACCCCCGCGTCGTCGAACTCGTCGCACGCCGCTACCGCAACGCGTTGGAACGAGACGTCGACGCGGCCTGA
- a CDS encoding cation-translocating P-type ATPase: MALGRVISAASQLASPVWDAVRTVVASPSRRRMFAAEDRTHLDVRGLHRPGTEALAGKLEVLLQDMPGVRSAEVNGVLGRIAITYDPETVTPHELADAITDFEQRHDLDGRPAQGVKHPGDAALLLREVGAVGLGIAGLGYAMATSVLPVRALPSLVPVTFSLVGSVPWMRSTAEKAVGRTFLDTSLAAAGLTSQALAQRPLGLFTDTCERLCTTREYLARREAWRRWEQNAAAGAHRSAPVEVAPRPVPLPDGAVERVANTSGALALGGYGAVLAISRLPQRALATLAAGVPRPGSAGREAFAAQVASALSHRGNLVLDPDALRRLDRVDAVVFDAAVLRTGRDVVDTVLGVDPGTDITTFVERANELIDPADPRKRERNGAWSTMPLADCKAALPSHIRDAAREESRRGGTVVVLLHDSEPVAIASVAPELDPLAEALVDAARGVGTVAVAGIGGKLGERLEVDRVVAGGSRLAQSVRDLQAEGRVVAVVSFRAHSALLASDVGIGLPDAESRVPWGAHVSCINPAEAHTLLAAVPYARRASNYAAALSVAGSCAGAAFGALGPAATAPSRASMPVQAATLCALGTGTWTGIQVTHLPPPSARARTPWHALPVQAVLALLGTSPRGLDEPEAARRKQPVETDHTEVGVTTATIEGLINPMTAVLGVGAAVSAGLGSFLDAGMIMFVLGASAVVDGVQRVSTNRELAKLLSAGQLPARLRRDGTTRTVPADQLVPGDIVELHAGDGVPADCRVLEAEGVELDESSLTGESQLVAKSPQATGATMVADRTSMLYQGTVVASGRAIAVVVATGSRTELGSTTTQDDGGACSGTGGVEARLSALTKRTIPISAGAGVALAVADLVRGHPAGQAISRAVGLAVAAVPEGLPFVATVAETAAARRLADRGVLVRSPKTIEALGRVDALCFDKTGTLTQGRISLREVSDGRSSRAVEHLDPWLRQVVTTAVHASPEPEDDRPLAHPTDQAVVDGAQRAGIGITNAFTVLADLPFEPSRGYHAVRAAGPGGHRVSVKGAPEVVLGRCVRWLGQDGERPFDRDARVEIEDEVERLAQLGYRVLAVAERSASPRPELDDDDVADLDFYGLLALADPVHPTAAEAVGRLSRAGVDVIMITGDHPSTAEAIAVELDMLRGRRVVNGAELDAMDDDELTSNLPKIAVFARVSPSQKARIVRSLRQGGRVVAMTGDGANDVPAIKLAQVGIALGSRATPAAREAADLVIADDRIETISDAIVEGRGMWASVHDALSILLGGNLGEIAFTLGAGLLGTAAAPNTRQLLVVNLLTDVLPALAIAVRPPPGATPEQLLSEGPEVSLGAALNRDVYVRAAATAGAAAAAWLLTRPLATAGQARTAGLVALVSAQLGQTMAMRGRTPLVLLAGAASMVVLAGVVQVPGVSQFFGSSPLLAHQWLAALTAAAVATVAVWIWQLQSGGEGSATGR, encoded by the coding sequence ATGGCGCTAGGGCGCGTGATCTCAGCAGCTTCACAACTCGCGAGCCCGGTGTGGGACGCCGTCCGCACCGTGGTCGCCTCGCCTTCCCGGCGGCGGATGTTCGCCGCGGAGGACCGGACGCACCTCGACGTCAGGGGACTGCACCGTCCGGGCACCGAAGCCCTCGCGGGAAAGCTGGAAGTACTGCTGCAGGACATGCCCGGCGTCAGGTCCGCGGAAGTCAACGGGGTCCTCGGCCGCATCGCGATCACCTACGACCCCGAAACGGTCACCCCGCACGAGCTCGCCGACGCCATAACCGACTTCGAGCAGCGCCACGACCTCGACGGCCGCCCGGCCCAGGGCGTCAAACACCCCGGTGACGCCGCGCTCCTGCTGCGCGAGGTCGGCGCGGTCGGCCTCGGCATCGCGGGACTCGGTTACGCGATGGCCACGTCCGTGCTGCCGGTGCGGGCCCTGCCCTCGCTGGTTCCGGTCACCTTCTCGCTGGTCGGCAGCGTGCCGTGGATGCGATCCACGGCCGAGAAGGCCGTGGGCCGCACGTTCCTGGACACCTCGCTGGCCGCGGCCGGCCTGACATCGCAGGCACTGGCCCAGCGGCCGCTCGGCCTGTTCACCGACACCTGCGAGCGGCTGTGCACCACGCGCGAGTACCTGGCCCGCCGCGAGGCGTGGCGGCGGTGGGAGCAGAACGCCGCCGCGGGCGCGCACCGCAGCGCACCGGTCGAGGTCGCACCGCGTCCGGTACCGCTGCCCGACGGCGCGGTGGAACGCGTCGCCAACACCTCGGGTGCGCTCGCCCTCGGCGGCTACGGCGCGGTGCTCGCGATCTCCCGGCTCCCCCAGCGCGCGTTGGCCACCCTCGCAGCGGGCGTGCCCCGCCCGGGCTCGGCGGGACGCGAGGCGTTCGCCGCGCAGGTCGCGAGCGCCCTGTCGCACCGGGGAAATCTCGTGCTCGACCCCGACGCGCTGCGCCGGCTGGACCGCGTCGACGCGGTGGTCTTCGACGCGGCGGTGCTGCGCACCGGACGTGACGTCGTCGACACCGTTCTCGGCGTCGACCCCGGCACCGACATCACCACGTTCGTCGAGCGCGCCAACGAGCTCATCGACCCCGCCGACCCCCGCAAGCGCGAGCGCAACGGCGCCTGGTCGACGATGCCGCTGGCCGACTGCAAAGCAGCGCTGCCGTCCCACATCCGCGACGCCGCAAGGGAGGAGAGCCGGCGCGGCGGCACCGTCGTGGTGCTCCTGCACGACTCCGAACCGGTCGCCATCGCAAGCGTCGCCCCGGAGCTCGACCCGCTGGCCGAGGCGCTCGTCGACGCGGCGCGCGGGGTCGGCACCGTGGCCGTCGCCGGCATCGGCGGCAAGCTCGGGGAACGGCTCGAGGTAGACCGGGTCGTGGCGGGCGGCAGCCGGCTGGCGCAGTCCGTGCGCGACCTGCAGGCCGAAGGGCGCGTCGTCGCGGTGGTCTCCTTCCGGGCGCATTCGGCGCTGCTCGCCTCCGACGTCGGCATCGGGTTGCCCGACGCCGAGAGCCGGGTGCCCTGGGGCGCGCACGTCTCCTGCATCAACCCGGCCGAGGCGCACACGCTGCTGGCCGCCGTGCCCTACGCGCGCCGCGCGAGCAACTACGCCGCCGCGCTGTCGGTGGCCGGGTCCTGCGCGGGAGCCGCGTTCGGCGCGCTCGGTCCCGCCGCGACCGCCCCGTCCCGGGCGTCGATGCCCGTGCAGGCGGCCACGCTGTGCGCCCTGGGCACCGGGACGTGGACGGGCATCCAGGTCACGCACCTGCCTCCGCCGTCCGCGCGGGCGCGCACGCCCTGGCACGCTCTGCCGGTGCAGGCGGTGCTCGCGCTGCTGGGTACCTCACCCCGCGGACTCGACGAGCCGGAGGCGGCCCGCCGCAAGCAACCGGTGGAGACCGACCACACCGAGGTGGGGGTTACGACCGCGACCATCGAAGGGCTGATCAACCCGATGACCGCGGTGCTCGGCGTGGGCGCGGCGGTCTCGGCCGGGCTCGGCTCCTTCCTCGACGCCGGCATGATCATGTTCGTGCTCGGCGCCAGCGCGGTGGTCGACGGCGTGCAGCGGGTCAGCACCAACCGCGAGCTGGCCAAGCTGCTCTCGGCCGGGCAGCTGCCCGCGCGGTTGCGGCGCGACGGCACCACCCGGACCGTGCCCGCCGACCAGCTCGTGCCGGGCGACATCGTCGAGCTGCACGCCGGTGACGGGGTGCCCGCGGACTGCCGGGTGCTGGAGGCCGAGGGCGTCGAGCTCGACGAGTCCAGCCTCACCGGCGAGTCGCAGCTGGTCGCCAAGTCACCGCAGGCCACCGGGGCGACGATGGTCGCCGACCGCACCTCCATGCTCTACCAGGGCACCGTGGTCGCCAGCGGTCGCGCCATCGCCGTCGTGGTCGCCACCGGCTCGCGCACCGAGCTCGGCAGCACCACGACCCAGGACGACGGCGGCGCATGCTCCGGCACCGGCGGTGTCGAGGCGAGGCTGAGCGCGCTGACCAAGCGCACGATCCCGATCTCGGCGGGCGCCGGCGTGGCGCTGGCGGTGGCCGACCTGGTGCGGGGCCACCCGGCGGGCCAGGCGATCAGCCGCGCCGTGGGACTGGCGGTGGCCGCGGTGCCCGAAGGCCTGCCGTTCGTGGCCACGGTCGCCGAGACCGCGGCGGCGCGGCGACTGGCCGACCGGGGGGTGCTGGTGCGCAGCCCGAAGACGATCGAGGCGCTGGGCCGGGTCGACGCGCTCTGCTTCGACAAGACGGGCACCCTCACCCAGGGGCGCATCAGCCTGCGGGAGGTCTCCGACGGCCGCTCCAGCCGCGCCGTCGAGCACCTCGACCCGTGGCTGCGCCAGGTCGTCACCACCGCCGTGCACGCCAGCCCGGAGCCGGAGGACGACCGGCCGCTGGCGCACCCGACCGACCAGGCCGTCGTCGACGGTGCGCAGCGGGCCGGGATCGGCATCACCAACGCTTTCACGGTGCTGGCCGATCTCCCGTTCGAGCCCTCGCGCGGCTACCACGCGGTGCGCGCCGCCGGGCCCGGAGGCCACCGCGTCAGCGTCAAGGGCGCCCCGGAGGTGGTGCTGGGCCGCTGCGTCCGGTGGCTGGGGCAGGACGGGGAGCGGCCGTTCGACCGCGACGCGCGGGTGGAGATCGAGGACGAGGTGGAACGGCTCGCCCAGCTCGGCTACCGGGTGCTGGCGGTCGCGGAGCGCTCCGCGAGCCCCAGGCCGGAGCTGGACGACGACGACGTCGCGGACCTGGACTTCTACGGTCTGCTCGCGCTGGCCGACCCGGTGCACCCCACCGCCGCCGAAGCGGTCGGCAGGCTCTCCCGCGCCGGCGTCGACGTCATCATGATCACCGGCGACCACCCCAGCACCGCGGAGGCGATCGCCGTCGAGCTGGACATGCTGCGGGGCAGGCGCGTGGTCAACGGCGCCGAGCTCGACGCGATGGACGACGACGAGCTGACCTCCAACCTGCCCAAGATCGCGGTGTTCGCCCGGGTCAGCCCGTCGCAGAAGGCCCGCATCGTGCGCAGCCTGCGCCAGGGCGGCCGGGTGGTGGCGATGACCGGGGACGGTGCCAACGACGTCCCGGCGATCAAGCTCGCCCAGGTCGGCATCGCCCTCGGCTCGCGCGCCACGCCCGCCGCCAGGGAGGCCGCCGACCTGGTCATCGCCGACGACCGGATCGAGACGATCAGCGACGCGATCGTCGAGGGCCGCGGGATGTGGGCCTCGGTGCACGACGCGCTGTCGATCCTGCTGGGCGGCAACCTCGGTGAGATCGCCTTCACACTCGGGGCGGGGCTGCTGGGTACCGCCGCCGCACCCAACACCCGCCAGCTGCTGGTGGTCAACCTGCTCACCGACGTGCTGCCCGCCCTGGCCATCGCCGTCCGCCCGCCGCCGGGTGCCACGCCCGAGCAGCTGCTGTCGGAGGGCCCGGAGGTGTCGCTGGGCGCCGCGCTGAACCGGGACGTCTACGTCCGCGCGGCGGCCACCGCGGGTGCCGCGGCGGCGGCGTGGCTGCTCACGCGGCCGCTGGCCACCGCGGGGCAGGCCCGCACCGCGGGGCTGGTGGCTCTGGTGTCGGCGCAGCTCGGCCAGACCATGGCCATGCGGGGCAGGACGCCGCTGGTGCTGCTGGCCGGCGCGGCGTCGATGGTCGTGCTCGCCGGGGTCGTGCAGGTGCCGGGTGTGAGCCAGTTCTTCGGCAGCAGCCCGCTGCTGGCCCACCAGTGGCTGGCCGCGCTCACCGCCGCGGCGGTGGCGACGGTCGCGGTCTGGATCTGGCAGCTCCAGAGCGGCGGTGAGGGGTCCGCAACCGGCCGGTGA